Proteins co-encoded in one Bemisia tabaci chromosome 9, PGI_BMITA_v3 genomic window:
- the LOC109036843 gene encoding histone-lysine N-methyltransferase NSD2 isoform X2, translating to MDLETAQPTAPEISGAKTLEKSSSTTLASRYGRTRKPNVSPDFVALGKNVRNSLSPSTCASVTNGEAPDPSKQQPVSQKRANTSSNRLPDSETPGMVGNGEISIKTPESSSKAGNHRDSMKAQDTKIKATPSVTTPASASPTPTTPSSSIMPGCEFVGNADKEWAIGDIAWGGMGKFPYWPCIIMNDPLSKTHVCEKSKGRSTSKCYFLQFCGDNGRHSWLPAKNLLEFINKQQFFDLQSKVLQDPRKKATFAVKFTLRSHSKDSWENAVTEAEHLMSLGSADRVMHFQLLYPIEVQRTKKDLIKLLMEEEVPSSNQKSQPKISAASPEPSVSVQDSLSAPKKQEDKVKRADRKKEIPLNSKSIQKKQELGSNEESSEAEMNEEVESVPKVKRQKSPVKKPKKKRKQEFGPDFDLYYSKTFDRLADEHPELKDEDIEKYLRKVWLAMNDTQKLKYQPRFVKEVS from the exons ATGGATTTGGAGACAGCCCAACCAACGGCTCCAGAAATCAGTGGTGCAAAAACTCTGGAAAAATCATCCTCTACTACTCTTGCTAGTAGGTATGGTCGCACAAGAAAACCAAATGTATCACCTGACTTTGTGGCCCTCGGCAAAAATGTTAGAAACTCCCTCTCACCCAGCACTTGTGCAAGCGTTACAAACGGTGAAGCTCCTGACCCATCAAAGCAACAGCCGGTCTCGCAAAAGCGAGCAAACACTTCATCTAACAGGCTTCCCGATTCTGAAACTCCTGGAATGGTGGGAAATGGTGAAATTTCCATCAAGACTCCTGAAAGCTCATCAAAGGCTGGGAACCATAGAG ATAGCATGAAAGCTCAAGACACCAAAATCAAAGCAACACCATCTGTGACGACTCCAGCCAGTGCATCACCAACACCTACAACTCCATCAAGTTCAATAATGCCTGGCTGCGAATTTGTTGGAAATGCGGATAAAGAGTGGGCCATTGGTGACATCGCTTGGGGTGGAATGGGCAAGTTCCCCTACTGGCCCTGCATCATAATGAACGATCCTCTTTCCAAAACACACGTCTGTGAAAAAA GTAAAGGGAGAAGCACATCTAAGTGTTATTTCCTTCAGTTCTGTGGTGATAATGGAAGACACAGCTGGCTCCCTGCGAAAAATTTATTAGAATTCATCAACAAGCAGCAGTTCTTCGATTTGCAGTCGAAAGTGCTCCAAGAC CCTCGAAAAAAAGCAACATTTGCGGTAAAATTCACACTGAGATCTCACTCCAAAGACAGCTGGGAAAATGCTGTCACAGAAGCTGAACATTTGATGTCCTTAGGAAG CGCTGACAGAGTAATGCACTTCCAACTACTGTACCCCATAGAGGTccaaagaacaaaaaaagatcTAATTAAACTGCTCATGGAAGAAGAAGTTCCGTCTAGTAATCAGAAATCACAGCCTAAAATCTCTGCAGCTTCTCCTGAACCATCTGTAAGTGTACAG GATTCGTTATCAGCACCCAAGAAGCAAGAGGATAAAGTCAAAAGAGCTGACCGGAAAAAGGAAATTCCTTTGAATTCAAAATCTATTCAAAAGAAGCAAGAACTTGGGTCTAATGAGGAGAGCTCTGAAGCAGAG atgaatgAAGAAGTTGAATCAGTCCCTAAGGTAAAAAGGCAGAAAAGTCCGGTGAAAAAAccaaagaagaagaggaaacaaGAGTTTGGACCGGACTTTGACTTGTATTATTCCAAAACTTTTGATCGCTTAGCGGATGAACATCCTGAGCTAAAAGATGAGGATATCGAGAAATATCTGAGGAAAGTCTGGCTGGCGATGAATGACACTCAAAAGCTCAA GTACCAACCGCGTTTCGTGAAGGAAGTTTCTTag
- the LOC109036843 gene encoding histone-lysine N-methyltransferase NSD2 isoform X3 yields the protein MDLETAQPTAPEISGAKTLEKSSSTTLASRYGRTRKPNVSPDFVALGKNVRNSLSPSTCASVTNGEAPDPSKQQPVSQKRANTSSNRLPDSETPGMVGNGEISIKTPESSSKAGNHRDSMKAQDTKIKATPSVTTPASASPTPTTPSSSIMPGCEFVGNADKEWAIGDIAWGGMGKFPYWPCIIMNDPLSKTHVCEKSKGRSTSKCYFLQFCGDNGRHSWLPAKNLLEFINKQQFFDLQSKVLQDPRKKATFAVKFTLRSHSKDSWENAVTEAEHLMSLGSADRVMHFQLLYPIEVQRTKKDLIKLLMEEEVPSSNQKSQPKISAASPEPSDSLSAPKKQEDKVKRADRKKEIPLNSKSIQKKQELGSNEESSEAEMNEEVESVPKVKRQKSPVKKPKKKRKQEFGPDFDLYYSKTFDRLADEHPELKDEDIEKYLRKVWLAMNDTQKLKYQPRFVKEVS from the exons ATGGATTTGGAGACAGCCCAACCAACGGCTCCAGAAATCAGTGGTGCAAAAACTCTGGAAAAATCATCCTCTACTACTCTTGCTAGTAGGTATGGTCGCACAAGAAAACCAAATGTATCACCTGACTTTGTGGCCCTCGGCAAAAATGTTAGAAACTCCCTCTCACCCAGCACTTGTGCAAGCGTTACAAACGGTGAAGCTCCTGACCCATCAAAGCAACAGCCGGTCTCGCAAAAGCGAGCAAACACTTCATCTAACAGGCTTCCCGATTCTGAAACTCCTGGAATGGTGGGAAATGGTGAAATTTCCATCAAGACTCCTGAAAGCTCATCAAAGGCTGGGAACCATAGAG ATAGCATGAAAGCTCAAGACACCAAAATCAAAGCAACACCATCTGTGACGACTCCAGCCAGTGCATCACCAACACCTACAACTCCATCAAGTTCAATAATGCCTGGCTGCGAATTTGTTGGAAATGCGGATAAAGAGTGGGCCATTGGTGACATCGCTTGGGGTGGAATGGGCAAGTTCCCCTACTGGCCCTGCATCATAATGAACGATCCTCTTTCCAAAACACACGTCTGTGAAAAAA GTAAAGGGAGAAGCACATCTAAGTGTTATTTCCTTCAGTTCTGTGGTGATAATGGAAGACACAGCTGGCTCCCTGCGAAAAATTTATTAGAATTCATCAACAAGCAGCAGTTCTTCGATTTGCAGTCGAAAGTGCTCCAAGAC CCTCGAAAAAAAGCAACATTTGCGGTAAAATTCACACTGAGATCTCACTCCAAAGACAGCTGGGAAAATGCTGTCACAGAAGCTGAACATTTGATGTCCTTAGGAAG CGCTGACAGAGTAATGCACTTCCAACTACTGTACCCCATAGAGGTccaaagaacaaaaaaagatcTAATTAAACTGCTCATGGAAGAAGAAGTTCCGTCTAGTAATCAGAAATCACAGCCTAAAATCTCTGCAGCTTCTCCTGAACCATCT GATTCGTTATCAGCACCCAAGAAGCAAGAGGATAAAGTCAAAAGAGCTGACCGGAAAAAGGAAATTCCTTTGAATTCAAAATCTATTCAAAAGAAGCAAGAACTTGGGTCTAATGAGGAGAGCTCTGAAGCAGAG atgaatgAAGAAGTTGAATCAGTCCCTAAGGTAAAAAGGCAGAAAAGTCCGGTGAAAAAAccaaagaagaagaggaaacaaGAGTTTGGACCGGACTTTGACTTGTATTATTCCAAAACTTTTGATCGCTTAGCGGATGAACATCCTGAGCTAAAAGATGAGGATATCGAGAAATATCTGAGGAAAGTCTGGCTGGCGATGAATGACACTCAAAAGCTCAA GTACCAACCGCGTTTCGTGAAGGAAGTTTCTTag
- the LOC109036841 gene encoding uncharacterized protein: protein MMSQNRSYGLSILVGNAKSYVETKSFLAHQIKLYFYKECLCSGEKMSMATVLNPTELGLARIKSEPPDSEFCDASSLSPVLGVKEELVPESQECISQLVSPPPSLTSCVKMEHSWWHCDNESTAIPSNSSDSQSSRQTQQCLMSPARFQNTPLNNFEQSTDNCNLSVTHLGDAPEESADTPSKSSQLPQPLSAFKFKEVSVKLFNIFPHRVPRVGKVQSMLRPKNTISKQSKVDQRSSALKLKNVSVKIVDIFPLEVRELGKAHSNSKTCACIFCRRDYKCSSAFRNLTFTDNSRSNVSDLSTKMEKTSRKLVNARALKDRASVELNEHCQKFAEEATRHNNLKKHYTKISHNFSPLSVKVKKTGTLSHQNSESLNGTKKTEGSDKRKFACKLCSMSFKKYTSLEKHMVVHSKEKRFVCDFCPKKYVQRSTVNFHMRLKHLRENDPTREEKYKCNFCAAKFATRSKFTEHANLMHQDKRPFRCNACQSTFLQKYLLVNHVKLCHLKERPFSCDFCAITYQSSHRLMHHLDTIHHRENPFKCNLCSVKFARKHQLNAHIEEKHLTKKVYCCNLCPAEYKQVGHFKAHVKIKHLEGKANGPNLCKLNTEEKEKRKKGGVQKEEGSKEKRKKGRVQKEEGSKEKRKKGRVQNEEGSKEKSKKGRVQKEEGSKEKRKKGRVQNEEGSKEKSKKGRVQKEEVSKKTSYRCKSCPGKTYSTKSSLQRHVLAVHLGMRYGCYMCPSTFQERYKMHFHVKMVHLKGK from the exons ATGatgtcacagaatcgtagttacggtctctccattctcgtaggcaacgctAAGAGCTATGTGGAAACCAAAAGTTTTTTGGCACATCAAATCAAATTgtatttctat AAGGAATGTCTATGTAGTGGAGAAAAGATGAGTATGGCGACTGTTTTAAATCCCACTGAACTCGGACTGGCTCGAATTAAGAGTGAGCCCCCCGACTCGGAATTCTGTGATGCTTCATCGCTGAGCCCCGTCCTTGGAGTAAAGGAAGAATTGGTACCTGAGAGCCAAGAGTGCATCAGTCAACTTGTGAGTCCTCCACCTTCCCTCACTTCATGTGTCAAAATGGAGCACAGTTGGTGGCATTGTGACAACGAAAGCACTGCAATCCCAAGTAACTCTTCAGATAGCCAATCCTCAAGGCAGACTCAACAATGTCTAATGTCTCCCGCCAGGTTTCAAAATACACCCCTTAATAATTTTGAACAATCAACAGATAATTGTAATTTAAGTGTCACGCATTTAGGAGATGCTCCCGAAGAGTCTGCGGATACTCCATCGAAATCTTCCCAGTTACCTCAACCTTTGAGTGCCTTCAAATTTAAAGAGGTTTCTGTAAAGCTTTTCAATATCTTCCCTCATAGAGTTCCACGGGTTGGCAAAGTTCAATCTATGCTCAGGCCGAAAAACACAATTTCTAAACAATCAAAAGTTGATCAACGCTCAAGTgcgttaaaattaaaaaatgtctctgtaaaaatagtggatatttttccattgGAAGTTCGAGAGTTGGGTAAAGCTCATTCTAATAGCAAAACGTGTGCCTGCATATTCTGTCGAAGAGATTACAAATGTTCTTCTGCGTTTAGGAATCTAACGTTTACTGATAATTCTAGGTCAAATGTGAGTGACTTAtcgacaaaaatggaaaaaacatcGCGCAAATTGGTCAATGCCAGAGCACTAAAAGATCGAGCCTCAGTTGAACTTAACGAGCATTGTCAGAAGTTTGCGGAGGAAGCCACCCGACATAATAATCTGAAGAAGCATTATACGAAAATATCACACAATTTTTCTCCGCTTTCAGTTAAAGTAAAAAAGACAGGTACACTGAGTCACCAAAATAGTGAATCTTTGAATGGGACTAAAAAAACTGAAGGATCTGACAAACGAAAATTTGCATGTAAACTATGCTCCATGAGTTTCAAAAAATACACTTCATTAGAAAAACATATGGTAGTTCACAGTAAAGAAAAGCGATTTGTTTGCGATTTCTGTCCTAAAAAGTACGTTCAACGATCCACGGTAAATTTTCACATGAGGTTAAAGCATCTGAGGGAAAACGATCCTACGAGAGAGGAAAAgtataaatgcaatttttgtgcAGCCAAATTTGCAACCAGGAGCAAATTTACAGAACATGCTAATTTAATGCATCAAGATAAACGGCCTTTTAGATGTAACGCTTGTCAGTCtactttccttcaaaaatacctTCTCGTTAATCATGTCAAGCTATGCCATCTTAAGGAGCGACCATTCAGTTGTGACTTTTGCGCCATAACATACCAGTCTTCTCATAGGTTGATGCACCATTTGGATACAATTCATCACAGGGAAAATCCTTTCAAATGTAATCTTTGCTCAGTCAAATTTGCTAGAAAGCACCAACTCAATGCTCACATTGAAGAAAAGCACCTGACGAAAAAAGTATATTGTTGCAACTTGTGCCCCGCAGAGTATAAGCAAGTAGGCCACTTTAAAGCACATGTGAAAATCAAACATTTAGAAGGAAAAGCCAATGGTCCTAATCTATGTAAATTGAATACtgaggaaaaggaaaagagaaagaagggaGGAGTTCAAAAGGAGGAAGGttccaaggaaaaaagaaaaaagggaagagtTCAAAAGGAGGAAGGttcaaaggaaaagagaaaaaaggggagAGTTCAAAATGAGGAAGGTTCCaaagaaaagagtaaaaaggGAAGAGTCCAAAAGGAGGAAGGttcaaaggaaaagagaaaaaaggggagAGTTCAAAATGAGGAAGGTTCCAAGGAAAAGAGTAAAAAGGGAAGAGTCCAAAAGGaggaagtttcaaagaaaacgaGTTACAGATGCAAAAGCTGTCCTGGAAAAACATACTCTACTAAATCTAGTCTCCAAAGACATGTTCTAGCGGTACATCTCGGGATGAGATATGGTTGCTACATGTGCCCATCAACATTTCAGGAGAGATACAAAATGCACTTTCATGTAAAGATGGTacatttgaaaggaaaatag
- the LOC109036843 gene encoding uncharacterized protein isoform X1, which yields MVFGLVQPGDPSNLVEKNTIPMIKNHEVSRELVSLHHFESSALNEPSDVSPDLIFPSLKFEPSELQSDESTLSGSDSLNNLKVSALEMEGKLDEKPNVTHELVSCLPAGEREMKPLLQTVKTEINTASSDGEHRQDVGFNMDDHKFASPEQPLRKKDLETDAGSNVYYDRNCIRLKDFSVVLEDIFLKDTWRVSKNDHHDGPCSHENCRNGSYLGNSRSKLPFRAESDAVILSPNTHTKESKKKRRIQGACDICPYVFKSGPQFQKHMLTHGVKKPFSCNLCPAKFSRSDSVKSHMMKHSKSRPFQCSECQAKFKTKCTLRHHLEVHEVVKPPPVTPTCHICFIKCKSNYVLKVHTRIHTDERPYSCNFCDASFRQLSSLQSHKVTHLKEKPFSCDICGGKFSLKRNVAKHIREVHNKERPHSCDICSATFSHRGAVIIHKETHHSKERSYKCNLCPAAFKKKGGLYAHSQTHNEHRPFKCEHCPASFKAKRTLKEHQIMHTGERSFVCSICSLAFRWKSNLRDHKKTHSTERPFKCEFCTKRFKTAKLLKCHTMTHNDEKPFQCEVCSAVFKIRRNLNTHMVSHSEARPFKCDLCPASFKTNNVLKSHVQNCHNASNERPFECELCSKKFKQKQHLKGHMKEVHTTDRPFKCSLCPVALKCRKNLTIHMRVHTGEKPFKCNLCPATFAQSGAVKSHIQAVHSDERPFKCVLCPKQFKCAKSVRLHTMTHNDARPFKCEQCSKNFKCLRDIRHHMKTHAIAWNFKCHNCQARFVEASQREKHVLEKHGGKRYTCAHCLGTFNWKFNLTVHLNNTHPEVAS from the coding sequence ATGGTATTTGGGTTGGTACAGCCAGGAGATCCCTCCAATCTGGTAGAAAAGAATACTATTCCCATgataaaaaatcatgaagtatcACGAGAGCTGGTCAGTCTCCATCACTTTGAGAGTTCTGCTCTGAATGAGCCTTCTGATGTTTCACCAGATCTAATTTTTCCAAGCTTGAAATTTGAGCCAAGTGAGTTGCAAAGTGACGAAAGCACTCTCTCAGGGTCCGATAGCTTGAATAATTTGAAGGTTTCAGCCCTTGAAATGGAGGGAAAATTAGATGAAAAACCGAACGTAACGCACGAGTTAGTGTCCTGTTTACCAGCTGGTGAGAGAGAAATGAAACCACTACTCCAGACAGTGAAAACAGAGATCAATACCGCATCCAGCGATGGAGAACACCGTCAGGATGTGGGGTTTAATATGGATGATCATAAATTTGCGTCTCCTGAACAACCTTTGAGAAAAAAAGACCTTGAGACAGATGCTGGGTCAAACGTTTACTACGATCGAAATTGTATACGATTGAAAGATTTCTCAGTTGTCcttgaagatatttttttgaaggacaCTTGGAGAGTTAGTAAAAATGATCATCATGATGGGCCTTGCTCACATGAGAATTGTCGAAATGGATCTTATCTGGGCAATTCAAGATCGAAGTTACCATTCAGAGCAGAGAGTGATGCAGTCATCTTGAGCCCAAATACACATACaaaagaaagcaagaaaaagcGAAGAATACAGGGTGCTTGTGATATTTGCCCATATGTTTTTAAATCTGGGCCGCAATTTCAGAAGCACATGTTGACACATGGCGTCAAGAAACCATTCAGCTGTAATCTTTGCCCAGCGAAGTTCAGCAGGTCTGATAGTGTCAAGTCTCATATGATGAAGCATAGTAAATCTCGACCATTTCAATGCAGTGAGTGTCAGGCAAAGTTCAAGACCAAATGTACTCTGCGCCACCATTTAGAGGTACATGAAGTAGTGAAGCCACCACCGGTAACGCCAACATGCCATATATGCTTCATCAAGTGCAAAAGTAACTATGTGCTGAAAGTCCACACACGAATTCATACTGATGAAAGACCCTACAGCTGCAACTTTTGTGACGCTTCGTTCAGACAGTTAAGCTCTCTTCAGTCCCATAAAGTCACTCACCTAAAAGAGAAGCCGTTCAGTTGTGACATCTGTGGAGGCAAATTCTCACTGAAGAGGAATGTAGCTAAACACATTCGAGAAGTGCACAATAAAGAACGACCTCACAGTTGCGATATTTGTTCTGCAACATTTTCGCATCGTGGAGCTGTAATAATTCACAAAGAGACACACCATAGTAAGGAACGGTCTTATAAGTGCAATTTATGCCCAGCTGCGttcaaaaaaaagggaggattaTATGCACACTCACAAACTCACAATGAACATAGACCTTTCAAGTGTGAGCACTGTCCTGCATCATTCAAGGCCAAAAGGACTTTGAAAGAGCATCAGATAATGCACACTGGTGAAAGATCATTTGTTTGTAGTATTTGCTCGCTCGCATTCCGATGGAAAAGCAACTTGAGGGatcataaaaaaacacattctacTGAAAGACCATTTAAGTGTGAGTTTTGTACCAAACGATTCAAGACAGCAAAGTTGTTAAAATGTCACACAATGACGCATAATGATGAGAAACCATTCCAGTGCGAGGTTTGCTCAGCAGTCTTCAAAATTCGTAGAAACTTAAACACTCACATGGTGTCGCACAGTGAAGCGCGGCCTTTTAAATGTGATCTGTGTCCTGCTTCTTTTAAGACAAACAACGTTTTAAAGTCtcatgttcaaaattgtcaCAATGCCAGTAATGAAAGACCTTTTGAATGTGAGCTTTgttctaaaaaattcaaacaaaaacaacatcTGAAGGGACACATGAAGGAGGTTCACACCACTGATCGACCATTTAAGTGTAGTCTTTGCCCTGTCGCATTGAAATGCAGGAAAAATCTTACGATCCATATGCGAGTTCACACCGGAGAAAAACCTTTTAAATGTAACCTGTGCCCAGCAACATTCGCGCAAAGCGGTGCGGTGAAATCGCACATTCAGGCTGTACATAGTGATGAAAGACCCTTCAAATGTGTACTATGCCCGAAGCAGTTCAAGTGTGCTAAAAGCGTTAGACTTCACACAATGACGCACAATGACGCAAGGCCTTTCAAATGTGAGCAAtgctcaaaaaatttcaagtgccTCAGAGATATTAGGCACCACATGAAAACGCATGCCATAGCTTGGAATTTCAAATGCCACAACTGCCAAGCCAGGTTCGTTGAAGCAAGTCAGCGCGAAAAGCATGTACTGGAAAAACATGGAGGGAAACGCTACACTTGTGCGCACTGTCTTGGTACATTCAACTGGAAGTTTAATTTGACGGTTCACTTAAACAATACGCATCCAGAAGTCGCTAGTTAG